A genomic stretch from Calonectris borealis chromosome 6, bCalBor7.hap1.2, whole genome shotgun sequence includes:
- the ZEB2 gene encoding zinc finger E-box-binding homeobox 2 isoform X1 has product MKQQIMADGPRCKRRKQANPRRKNGLHNAFGWKFGGFFPEKYDFGRRDVATSEEVVNYENVVETGSETDEEDKLHIAEDESAINTLDQETSPASVPNHESSPHVSQAALPREEEEDEMRESGVDHTWHNNEILQASVDGPEEMKEDYDAMGPEATIQTTGNNGTVKNANCTSDFEEYFAKRKMEEGDGHAVSIAEYLQRSDTAIIYPEAPEELSRLGTPEANGQEENDLPPGTPDAFAQLLTCPYCDRGYKRLTSLKEHIKYRHEKNEENFSCPLCNYTFAYRTQLERHMVTHKPGTDQHQMLTQGAGNRKFKCTECGKAFKYKHHLKEHLRIHSGEKPYECPNCKKRFSHSGSYSSHISSKKCIGLISVNGRMRNNIKTGSSPNSVSSSPTNSAITQLRNKLENGKPLSMSEQTGLLKIKTEPLDFNEYKVLMASHGFSATSPFMNGGLGATSPLGVHASAQSPMQHLGVGMEAPLLGFPAVGSNLSEVQKVLQIVDNTVSRQKMDCKAEEISKLKVYHMKDSCSQAEEQGVTSPNIPPVGLPVVSHNGATKSIIDYTLEKVNEAKACLQSLTTDSRRQLNNIKKEKLRTLIDLVTEDKMIENHNVSTPFSCQFCKESFPGPIPLHQHERYLCKMNEEIKAVLQPHENMVPNKPGVFDKQTLLLSSVLSEKGMTSPINPYKDHMSVLKAYYAMNMEPNSDELLKISIAVGLPQEFVKEWFEQRKVYQYSSSRSPSLERASAKVALAATNNTPTKDSLSARSPIKPVDSITSPSIAELHNSVTNCDTPLRLTKPPHFTNIKPVDKLDHSRSNTPSPLNLSSTSSKNSHSSSYTPNSFSSEELQAEPLDLSLPKQMKEPKSIIATKNKTKSNSVNLEHNSVSSSSENSDEPLNLTFIKKEFSNSNNLDKSTNPVFGMNPFSAKPLYTTLPPQSAFPPATFMPPVQTSIPGLRPYPGLDQMSFLPHMAYTYPTGAATFADMQQRRKYQRKQGFQGELLDGTPDYMSGLDDMTDSDSCLSRKKIKKTESGMYACDLCDKTFQKSSSLLRHKYEHTGKRPHQCQICKKAFKHKHHLIEHSRLHSGEKPYQCDKCGKRFSHSGSYSQHMNHRYSYCKREAEEREAAEREAREKGHLEPTELLMNRAYLQSITPQGYSDSEERESMPRDGESEKEHEKEGEDGYEKLGRQDGDEEFEEEEEESENKSMDTDPDTIRDEEETGDHSMDDSSEDGKMETKSDHEEDNMEDGM; this is encoded by the exons TAGTGAACTATGAAAATGTAGTGGAAACGGGTTCAGAAACAGATGAGGAGGACAAGCTACACATTGCTGAAGACGAGAGTGCTATCAACACGCTGGACCAGGAAACTAGCCCAGCCAGTGTGCCCAACCATGAGTCTTCCCCGCATGTGAGCCAAGCAGCGTTGcccagagaggaagaggaagatgaaatgaGGGAAAGTGGAGTAGATCACACCTGGCACAACAACGAGATCCTGCAAGCCTCTGTAGATGGTCCAG aagaaatgaaggaagattATGACGCTATGGGGCCTGAAGCCACAATTCAGACCACGGGAAACAATGGTACAG tgaagaacGCAAATTGCACGTCGGACTTTGAGGAATATTTTGCCAAAAGGAAAATGGAGGAAGGAGATGGGCATGCAGTCAGCATAGCGGAGTACCTGCAGCGCAGCGACACAGCCATTATTTACCCCGAAGCCCCCGAGGAACTGTCTCGCCTTGGCACTCCAGAGGCCAATGGGCAAGAAGAAAATG acctgccacctggaactcCAGATGCCTTCGCCCAACTGCTGACCTGCCCCTACTGCGACCGGGGCTACAAGCGCCTGACGTCCCTCAAGGAGCACATCAAGTACCGCCACGAGAAGAACGAGGAGAACTTCTCGTGCCCTCTCTGTAACTACACGTTTGCCTACCGCACCCAGCTCGAGCGGCATATGGTGACACACAAGCCAGGGACAGATCAG cACCAAATGCTGACCCAAGGAGCAGGCAATCGCAAGTTCAAATGCACTGAGTGTGGCAAGGCCTTCAAATATAAACACCATCTGAAGGAACACCTGCGAATTCACAGTG GTGAAAAACCATATGAGTGTCCAAACTGCAAGAAACGTTTCTCCCATTCTGGCTCCTACAGTTCGCACATCAGCAGCAAGAAGTGTATTGGTTTAATCTCTGTAAATGGCAGAATGAGAAACAATATCAAGACGGGTTCTTCTCCTAATTCTGTATCTTCCTCTCCTACTAATTCAGCCATTACACAGCTGAGAAACAAGCTGGAGAATGGCAAACCACTTAGTATGTCTGAACAAACAGGcctactgaaaattaaaacagaaccACTAGATTTCAATGAATATAAGGTTCTTATGGCCTCACATGGGTTTAGTGCAACTAGTCCTTTTATGAATGGTGGACTTGGAGCAACCAGCCCCTTAGGAGTCCATGCTTCTGCTCAAAGTCCAATGCAGCACTTAGGTGTAGGGATGGAAGCACCATTGCTTGGGTTTCCTGCGGTAGGCAGTAATTTAAGCGAGGTGCAGAAGGTCCTACAGATTGTGGACAACACGGTTTCCAGGCAGAAAATGGACTGCAAGGCTGAAGAGATCTCCAAGTTGAAGGTTTACCATATGAAGGATTCATGCTCTCAAGCCGAGGAACAAGGAGTTACCTCCCCCAATATTCCCCCCGTGGGTCTTCCAGTAGTAAGTCATAATGGTGCCACTAAAAGTATTATTGACTATACATTAGAGAAAGTCAATGAAGCCAAAGCTTGCCTCCAGAGCTTAACCACAGACTCGAGGAGGCAGCtcaataacattaaaaaagagaagctgCGAACCCTAATAGACCTGGTAACTGAAGACAAGATGATAGAGAACCATAACGTATCCACTCCATTTTCATGCCAGTTCTGTAAAGAAAGCTTTCCTGGTCCCATTCCGTTGCATCAGCATGAGCGTTACCTGTGCAAAATGAACGAAGAAATCAAGGCAGTCCTTCAGCCTCACGAGAACATGGTTCCCAACAAACCTGGAGTGTTTGATAAGCAAACCCTCTTGCTGTCATCAGTACTTTCTGAGAAAGGAATGACTAGCCCCATCAACCCATACAAGGACCACATGTCTGTACTTAAAGCATATTATGCTATGAATATGGAACCCAACTCTGATGAACTACTGAAAATTTCCATTGCTGTTGGCCTTCCTCAGGAATTTGTGAAGGAATGGTTTGAACAAAGAAAAGTCTACCAGTATTCAAGTTCCAGGTCACCATCACTGGAAAGGGCCAGTGCCAAGGTGGCGCTGGCTGCCACCAACAACACTCCCACTAAAGACTCTTTGTCAGCCAGATCTCCAATAAAGCCTGTGGACTCTATAACTTCACCATCTATAGCTGAACTCCATAACAGTGTTACTAATTGTGATACTCCTCTCAGGCTAACAAAACCTCCTCATTTTACCAATATTAAACCAGTTGATAAATTGGACCACTCTAGGAGCAATACTCCTTCTCCTTTAAATCTTTCTTCCACATCTTCTAAAAACTCCCACAGTAGTTCTTACACTCCAAACAGTTTCTCTTCTGAGGAGCTTCAGGCTGAGCCTTTGGACTTGTCTTTaccaaaacaaatgaaggaaCCCAAAAGTATTATAgccacaaagaacaaaacaaaatctaatAGTGTAAATTTAGAACACAACAGTGTTTCTTCATCATCTGAAAACTCAGATGAGCCACTGAACTTGACTTTTATCAAGAAAGAGTTTTCTAATTCAAATAATCTGGATAAAAGCACTAACCCAGTATTTGGTATGAACCCATTTAGTGCCAAACCTTTATACACAACACTTCCACCACAGAGCGCATTTCCCCCAGCCACTTTTATGCCACCAGTCCAGACCAGTATTCCTGGGCTGCGACCATACCCAGGACTAGATCAGATGAGCTTCCTACCACATATGGCCTATACTTACCCAACTGGAGCAGCTACTTTTGCTGATATGCAGCAAAGGAGAAAGTATCAGCGGAAACAAGGATTTCAG GGAGAATTGCTTGATGGAACCCCAGACTACATGTCCGGCCTCGACGACATGACGGATTCCGACTCCTGTCTGTCCCGAAAGAAGATCAAGAAGACGGAAAGTGGCATGTACGCGTGTGACTTATGTGACAAGACATTCCAGAAGAGCAGTTCCCTGCTGCGACACAAATACGAGCACACAG GAAAAAGACCACACCAGTGTCAGATTTGCAAGAAAGCATTCAAACACAAGCATCACCTGATCGAGCACTCGCGCCTGCACTCCGGGGAGAAGCCCTACCAGTGCGACAAGTGCGGCAAGCGCTTCTCGCACTCGGGGTCTTACTCGCAGCACATGAATCACAGGTATTCCTACTGTAAGAGAGAGGCGGAGGAGAGGGAAGCGGCCGAGCGGGAAGCCCGTGAAAAGGGTCACTTAGAGCCCACCGAGCTACTGATGAACCGGGCCTATTTACAGAGCATCACTCCCCAGGGGTACTCTGACTCAGAGGAGAGAGAGAGCATGCCGAGAGACGGCGAGAGCGAAAAGGAGCacgagaaggaaggagaagatggGTATGAGAAGCTGGGAAggcaggatggggatgaggagtttgaggaagaggaggaggagagcgaaAATAAAAGTATGGATACAGATCCAGACACGATAAGAGATGAAGAGGAGACTGGCGATCACTCAATGGACGATAGTTCGGAAGATGGGAAAATGGAAACCAAATCAGATCACGAAGAAGACAATATGGAAGATGGCATGTAA